One stretch of Centroberyx gerrardi isolate f3 chromosome 13, fCenGer3.hap1.cur.20231027, whole genome shotgun sequence DNA includes these proteins:
- the LOC139932654 gene encoding RING finger protein 11-like: MGNCLKSPTSDDISLLHESQSDRASYGDGTDPDLEPPPPYQEQAHMPMYHPTPSQARLATQLTEEEQIRIAQRIGLIQHLPKGVYDGGQDGSEKKIRECVICMMDFVYGDPIRFLPCMHIYHMDCIDDWLMRSFTCPSCMEPVDAALLSTYETN; the protein is encoded by the exons ATGGGCAATTGTCTCAAATCTCCGACATCGGACGACATTTCTCTGCTTCATGAATCCCAGTCAGACAGGGCGAGTTATGGTGACGGGACAGATCCAGACCTGGAGCCACCTCCGCCTTACCAG GAGCAAGCTCACATGCCCATGTACCATCCCACCCCTAGTCAGGCCCGCCTGGCCACCCAGTTGACAGAAGAGGAGCAGATCCGCATCGCTCAGCGCATCGGCCTCATCCAGCACCTCCCCAAGGGCGTTTACGATGGAGGCCAAGATGGCTCGGAGAAAAAGATCAGAGA ATGTGTGATCTGTATGATGGACTTTGTTTATGGGGACCCCATCCGGTTCCTGCCCTGTATGCACATCTACCACATGGACTGTATAGACGACTGGCTAATGAGATCCTTCACCTGCCCCTCCTGCATGGAGCCTGTGGATGCCGCCCTGCTCTCCACCTACGAGACCAACTGA